GACAGCGGGCGGCGGCGGCCTCCTCCAGCCCCGCAAGCTGCGGGGGCTGGCCCGTCAGCGCCCCGCGCACGAGGCCCGCATCCCGCGCCTCCTCGGCCCCGTGGCGATAGGCGATCTCCATGAGGGGCGTTCCTTCGCGCGCGGCCCCGGCAAGGCGCGACAGGCGCGCGGCCTCGGCCTTCGAGAGGCGCAGATCGGCATCCGTGGCCAGCACCGCAAGGCGGCGCATCGGATCGGGCGGCAGATCGCCCTCCAGATGCACCAGCACCGCCAAGGGCACCGGGTCCGCGCCCGGCAGCATCCGCCCCAGAATGCCCGCCGCCGCCATGGTGCAGACCGCAGGCGCCGGATCGCGGGCCGAAAGGAGCTTCTTCAGCTCCATCCCCACCCGTTCGCGCGACAGGGTGTCCATGCCATCCGCATGGGCGGCGCAGGCGGCCAGCGCCTCCGGGTCGGGATCGTCCGCGCCATAGATCGCGTGGAACCGGAAAAACCGCAGGACGCGCAGGTAATCCTCGGCGATGCGGGCCCCCGGATCGCCGACGAAGCGCACCCGCCGCGCCCGAAGGTCCGGCAGGCCCCCCAGCGGATCCAGCACCTGCCCATCCGGCGCGGCATAGAGCGCGTTCATCGTGAAATCGCGCCGGGCCGCATCCTCGGCGATGTCGTCCGAAAAGGCGACGGTGGCATGGCGCCCGTCGGTGGCGACATCGCGGCGGAAGGTCGTGATCTCATAGGGGCGGCCGCCGGCGATGACGGTGACGGTGCCATGGGCGATGCCCGTCGGTACGGCGCGCAGGCCCGCGCCCTCGGCCAGTGCCATCACGCGGTCCGGATGGGCGTCCGTCGCGATGTCGAGATCGCTGACCGGCGCCCCCAGCAGCGCGTTGCGCACGCAGCCGCCGACGAACAACGCCCGATGCCCCGCCGCCGTCAGCATCTCGCAGACGGGCCGTGCCTCCGAAAGCCAAGGGTCCTGAAGGGTCATGCCATCCTCCGGGCCAGATCATACAGGATGTCGGCCGTCGCGCCCCAGATGTAATGCGGCCCCCATGGAACGGTCCAGTACACGCGCTCCTGCCCGGCCCAGCGCCGCTGCCGCCGGACGAAGCGCGAGGGATCGAGCACATGGGCCAGCGGCACGGTGAAAACCTCGTCCACCTCGCCGGGCTGGGGGATGGGGGTGAAGGGGGCGGTGATCTCGGCCAGAACCGGCGTGATGGCAAAACCGGTGACGGTCGCCAGATCGGGCAGCAGGCCCAGCACCTCCACCGCGGCGGGGGGAAGGCCGATCTCCTCGCGGGCCTCGCGCAGGGCGCAATCGGTGGGGCCGGCATCCACGGGGTCGAGCTTGCCGCCCGGCAACGCGATCTGCCCCGGATGGTGCCGCAGCCCCGAGGCGCGTTTGGTCAGCCACAGCCGGCCATCCTGAACGGCCAGCAGCACCGCCGCCGGCCGCAACGCGGCGTCCGGCGGGGCCATGGGCGCGTCCGGACGCGCCAGCGCCGCGATCAGGGCGTCACGCACCATCCCCGTCGCGCCCCAGCGTCGCCGGATCGAATTCGTAATGCGCGCCGCAGAACTGGCAATCGGCGGTCACGATGCCCTCGGCGGTCACCATCTCGGCGATCTC
This DNA window, taken from Falsirhodobacter algicola, encodes the following:
- a CDS encoding NUDIX hydrolase, which encodes MVRDALIAALARPDAPMAPPDAALRPAAVLLAVQDGRLWLTKRASGLRHHPGQIALPGGKLDPVDAGPTDCALREAREEIGLPPAAVEVLGLLPDLATVTGFAITPVLAEITAPFTPIPQPGEVDEVFTVPLAHVLDPSRFVRRQRRWAGQERVYWTVPWGPHYIWGATADILYDLARRMA
- a CDS encoding CCA tRNA nucleotidyltransferase, whose protein sequence is MTLQDPWLSEARPVCEMLTAAGHRALFVGGCVRNALLGAPVSDLDIATDAHPDRVMALAEGAGLRAVPTGIAHGTVTVIAGGRPYEITTFRRDVATDGRHATVAFSDDIAEDAARRDFTMNALYAAPDGQVLDPLGGLPDLRARRVRFVGDPGARIAEDYLRVLRFFRFHAIYGADDPDPEALAACAAHADGMDTLSRERVGMELKKLLSARDPAPAVCTMAAAGILGRMLPGADPVPLAVLVHLEGDLPPDPMRRLAVLATDADLRLSKAEAARLSRLAGAAREGTPLMEIAYRHGAEEARDAGLVRGALTGQPPQLAGLEEAAAARCPVSARDLMPALSGAALGERLRMLESRWIASGFRLTRDELLG